GCGCCCCCGAGCCCCGATTGGGCTGGTGCATATGCCGGTGGTTCTTTGGGATATGCCTTTGGCGGAGATGACATCGTAGGGCTCGAGCGCCGCAATACCAGTGGCGAAACGCTCCAGCATCGCTCCGATCTCGGTGCCGTCGACCTGAAAGGCCCCACCTTCGGACTACATCTCGGCTATCGTTGGCAAAGAGACAACTGGGTCTTCGGCCCCGAGTTGGGCGTTGAAGGCAGTAGCGTTGATGCGACAGATGCTATTGAGGCGATCGGTGTGGTCGGAGAGGTCAAATCTGAGCTAAACTATCTTGTCGCGCTGCGAATGAAGACAGGTTATGCGATCAATCCGCAAACGCTGCTTTATGGAACGCTTGGTGTTGCACATGGCGATTTTGACTACACGTTGTCTCGCCCAGGCAATTCGCAGACTGAAAGCTATAGCGATACGGCCTTTACGGCGGGTCTTGGGCTCGAACGCAAAATCAACGAGCGCCTGTCTGCGTTCGCGGAATGGGAGTTTCGTCAATTTGACAAGACTGAAATCATCTACTCGGATGGTGATGATCACTTGGTCACCAATACTTCTCCAGAGCATCATCATATCAGAGTC
This Paracoccus saliphilus DNA region includes the following protein-coding sequences:
- a CDS encoding outer membrane protein — translated: MTFKFLTSVSILVGAGILTNATAFAGGYAASVEEPPIVATPAEAPPSPDWAGAYAGGSLGYAFGGDDIVGLERRNTSGETLQHRSDLGAVDLKGPTFGLHLGYRWQRDNWVFGPELGVEGSSVDATDAIEAIGVVGEVKSELNYLVALRMKTGYAINPQTLLYGTLGVAHGDFDYTLSRPGNSQTESYSDTAFTAGLGLERKINERLSAFAEWEFRQFDKTEIIYSDGDDHLVTNTSPEHHHIRVGVNFRF